The Tenacibaculum jejuense genome includes a window with the following:
- a CDS encoding T9SS type B sorting domain-containing protein, with translation MIKKILFLSFLFIFLLKINAQDGASTCDAAEPMCSDSRGVKIFDNVVNIPDSGPIGCLSNTPNPAWFFIRVQNSGNLNFQIIQATDFDTAGNATGGRIDVDFVAWGPFATPDSNCTSLARTCVNSAGVTIDCQTNTTPGFSNFYTDNLDGTNIVDCSFDPSPIENFTINNAQAGEFYVLLITNFDNLPGRIKLEQTNFGIAGAGVTDCSIVTGELGPDQAQCNGTPITLDGTPTRGTATAFEWQIDTGSGFTTIPGENAATLTINDDRSGIYKVIITDDTGNTAEDEIQITYLPVPIANNITNIDFCDSDSDGLHSFDLQNDINPQILGTQSASQFEVVYFSDIGDANSNNTANALPNPYTNPSPNSNQTIYARIHNNGNPDVCFDVTSFMLNVSSLPIPTQPVDYEACDDTANGGDTDGFFNNFILSSKDNEILGSLSAAQYNVTYHTSLSGAQTDNTTDRIDKNAAYRNTTTNEQTIYVRVENRANTDCFTVSEPGTSFLPFELVVNPLPVLTNPNVLIEQCENDGDLAATINLTQAQINISNNHTNETFKYYPTQPDAIADSAEITDPVNYSANNNDTVWVRTISDKGCFRISQLDITINFAADIVYDKEFTACDDFLDADGNDTSNNDDTDGITVFDLSNAETEIKDLFAPAIRNDLNILFFENETDRDIVTNQITDIRNYRNTNIPANTQQTVFVKIVNRNNNNCTGLSKLFIRTLPLPNFDVTSPQILCLNNLSSIEAENPDGNYNYEWTRNGDPTVIGNNQTLDLTRGGSYQVTAINTTTLCRRSKTIIVNESIIASVNQNDVTIVDDSQNNSITIDNSSTNLGIGDYEFALQDETNQIVIDFQDSPKFENLQGGIYTILIRDKNNCGVAQLDVSVLEFPDFFTPNNDGVNDLWNVRGTNSFFYPKSNISIFDRFGKLITSLQIDGEGWNGLYNGRNLPSNDYWFNIELTDRNGKTFTRRGHFSLLRK, from the coding sequence ATGATTAAAAAAATACTTTTTCTTTCTTTTTTATTTATTTTTCTTTTGAAAATAAATGCTCAAGATGGAGCTTCAACGTGTGATGCTGCTGAGCCGATGTGTTCGGATAGTAGAGGAGTAAAAATATTTGATAATGTTGTGAATATTCCTGATAGTGGACCTATTGGTTGTTTATCCAATACACCAAATCCTGCATGGTTTTTTATTAGAGTTCAAAATAGTGGAAATTTAAATTTTCAAATTATTCAAGCTACAGATTTTGATACTGCTGGAAACGCAACTGGTGGAAGAATTGATGTTGATTTTGTAGCTTGGGGACCATTTGCTACTCCTGATAGTAATTGTACTTCTCTGGCTAGAACATGTGTAAATTCTGCAGGAGTTACCATTGATTGTCAAACGAATACCACTCCAGGCTTTTCTAATTTTTATACAGATAATTTAGACGGAACTAATATTGTAGATTGTAGTTTTGATCCTTCTCCAATAGAAAATTTTACCATTAATAATGCTCAGGCAGGCGAATTTTATGTGCTATTAATAACGAATTTCGACAATCTTCCTGGTAGAATAAAATTGGAACAAACTAACTTTGGTATTGCTGGTGCTGGTGTAACAGATTGTTCTATTGTTACAGGTGAATTAGGACCCGATCAAGCACAATGTAATGGAACTCCAATTACATTAGATGGAACTCCTACTAGAGGTACAGCAACTGCTTTCGAATGGCAAATAGATACAGGATCAGGATTTACTACAATTCCAGGAGAAAATGCCGCTACATTAACTATAAACGATGATAGATCTGGAATTTATAAAGTAATTATAACTGATGATACTGGAAATACAGCTGAGGATGAAATCCAAATCACCTATTTACCAGTTCCCATTGCTAACAATATAACTAATATAGACTTCTGTGATTCCGATAGTGATGGTTTACATAGTTTTGACTTACAAAACGATATTAATCCTCAAATTTTAGGAACACAATCTGCTAGTCAGTTTGAAGTTGTCTACTTTTCAGATATTGGAGATGCAAATTCTAATAATACGGCTAATGCATTACCAAATCCCTACACCAATCCTTCTCCAAATAGCAATCAAACTATATACGCACGTATTCACAACAACGGAAATCCTGATGTTTGCTTTGATGTAACCTCTTTTATGTTAAATGTAAGTTCTCTTCCTATTCCAACTCAACCTGTAGATTATGAAGCTTGTGATGATACCGCAAATGGTGGTGATACAGATGGATTTTTCAACAATTTTATACTTTCTTCAAAAGACAATGAAATTTTAGGTAGTCTTTCTGCAGCTCAATACAATGTAACTTATCATACCTCACTTTCCGGAGCACAAACTGATAATACTACTGATCGTATTGACAAAAACGCCGCGTATAGAAATACTACAACAAACGAACAGACTATATATGTAAGAGTAGAAAATAGAGCAAATACCGATTGTTTTACAGTTTCTGAACCCGGAACTAGTTTTCTACCGTTTGAACTTGTTGTTAATCCTTTACCTGTTTTAACTAATCCTAATGTACTTATTGAACAATGTGAAAATGACGGTGATCTTGCTGCAACTATCAATTTAACACAAGCACAGATTAATATTTCTAATAATCATACCAACGAAACCTTTAAATATTATCCTACACAGCCTGATGCTATAGCTGATTCTGCTGAAATTACTGATCCTGTTAATTATTCTGCAAATAATAACGACACTGTTTGGGTTAGAACCATATCTGATAAAGGCTGTTTTAGAATATCTCAACTTGATATCACTATCAATTTCGCAGCGGATATTGTCTACGATAAAGAATTTACAGCTTGTGACGATTTTCTTGATGCTGATGGAAATGACACTTCTAACAATGACGATACTGATGGAATTACAGTATTTGATCTTTCCAATGCTGAAACTGAAATCAAAGATCTTTTCGCTCCAGCCATAAGAAATGATCTAAATATTTTATTCTTTGAAAATGAAACTGATAGAGATATTGTTACAAATCAAATTACGGATATCAGAAACTACAGAAACACCAATATTCCTGCAAATACTCAACAAACTGTATTTGTTAAAATCGTAAATAGAAACAATAACAATTGTACTGGATTAAGTAAACTTTTTATTAGAACACTACCATTACCTAATTTTGATGTTACTTCGCCTCAAATTTTATGCTTGAATAATCTTTCTAGTATTGAAGCTGAAAATCCTGATGGAAACTATAATTACGAATGGACTAGAAATGGCGATCCAACTGTAATTGGAAATAACCAAACATTAGATTTAACTAGAGGTGGATCTTATCAAGTAACTGCTATAAATACCACTACTTTATGTAGAAGGTCTAAAACTATAATCGTGAACGAATCCATCATCGCATCGGTAAATCAAAATGATGTTACTATTGTAGATGATTCTCAAAACAATAGTATAACAATTGATAACTCTAGTACAAATTTAGGAATTGGTGATTATGAATTTGCTTTACAAGATGAAACCAATCAAATTGTGATAGACTTTCAAGATTCGCCTAAGTTTGAAAATTTACAAGGGGGAATTTACACCATTCTTATCAGAGATAAGAACAATTGTGGTGTTGCTCAACTTGATGTTTCTGTTTTAGAATTCCCAGACTTTTTTACCCCAAATAATGATGGAGTTAATGATTTATGGAATGTTAGAGGAACCAATTCTTTTTTCTACCCTAAAAGTAACATCAGTATATTCGATCGTTTCGGAAAATTAATAACTTCCTTACAAATTGATGGAGAAGGATGGAATGGACTTTACAATGGAAGAAATTTACCTTCTAACGATTATTGGTTCAATATAGAACTTACAGATAGAAACGGAAAAACATTTACTAGAAGAGGACATTTTTCGTTATTAAGAAAATAA